The following proteins are co-located in the Bradyrhizobium sp. AZCC 2176 genome:
- a CDS encoding efflux RND transporter permease subunit → MFTFLVSASLRNRLFVLAMAGILVLLGAYTARQLPVDVFPDLNRPTVTIITESEGYAPPEVEQLVSFPIETQMNGVPGVSRVRSVSGIGLSIVYVEFDWGTDIFRNRQLVAERLAQVQGQLPLNVTPQIGPISSIMGQILLIAVTSKTASPMEVREIADFTIRPRLLAVPGVAQVIPIGGEVRQYRIAPLPSALRALGVSYEQVEQALRQFGTNTGGGFTDQNAREYLIRNIGRTTSLEDLRNIVVTTIEGRPILLRQVANVDFAPKVKRGDAGYMSKPAVIVSVEKQPNVDTVQLTQQITQTLAELEPSLPSGVKANEIIFRQASFIENSIQNVERVLFEAALVVAVILFAFLLNWRTTAISLTAIPVSILTTAIIFKLLGLSINTMTLGGLAIAIGELVDDAVVDVENIFRRLRENREQGSPRSVFDVVVSASNEVRSGIVYATMIIVLVFVPLFALSGIEGRLFAPLGHAYIISILASLLVSITLTPVMAYHLLPGMKRLAQRESWLVRKLKAANRAAVGFAFAHKGLLLGVTALAVLGAGTGALGLKRAFLPAFNEGTFTINIAFNPGVSLSESTRVGSIAERLLLDVPEVISVGRRTGRAELDEHAEGVHSSDLEVDLKPSQRPKPEIVADIRSRLSVLPLSVNLGQPISHRLDHLLSGVRAELALKLFGDDLDTLRNSAEELRLRLSKIEGIRDLQVEKQVRIPQLEIRVDYTRAALYGVQPGAITDQLSRLSSGRVISRVVDGHKRYDVVMRLPDRLRTTEKLGDLLIKTPSGWIPARQIADVKETDGPNQILRENGRRRIVILANSDGRTDMAEIVRRIRTELDAASLPQGVTASLEGTFQAQEEASLRIGILSVVSLALIFAILYSRYRSAVLAAIIMGGVPLALIGSVAALALVDQPLSVASMVGFITLTGIATRNGILKISHYINLALHEQMEFGPELVIRGSLERMTPVLMTALSAGLALLPLLIAADEPGKEILHPVAVTIFGGLVSATLLDALITPVLFLTFGRKPLMRLMQRQSEEHLRGHAASHSY, encoded by the coding sequence ATGTTCACATTCCTGGTCAGCGCCTCGCTCCGCAATCGCCTCTTTGTGCTTGCGATGGCGGGCATCCTCGTTCTTCTGGGCGCCTATACCGCGCGGCAATTGCCCGTCGATGTGTTCCCGGACCTCAACCGTCCAACCGTTACCATCATCACTGAATCGGAAGGGTACGCCCCGCCGGAAGTCGAGCAACTCGTCAGCTTCCCGATCGAAACCCAGATGAACGGCGTGCCGGGCGTCAGCCGGGTACGATCGGTTTCGGGCATCGGGCTCTCGATCGTCTACGTGGAGTTCGATTGGGGAACGGATATCTTCCGCAACCGTCAGCTGGTAGCCGAACGTCTCGCGCAAGTGCAGGGCCAGCTCCCTCTCAACGTCACCCCACAGATCGGGCCCATCAGTTCGATCATGGGTCAGATCCTCCTGATCGCGGTGACGTCGAAGACGGCATCGCCGATGGAGGTCCGCGAGATCGCCGACTTCACCATCAGGCCGCGGCTGCTCGCGGTGCCGGGTGTCGCGCAAGTCATCCCGATTGGCGGCGAGGTCCGTCAGTACCGGATTGCGCCGCTGCCTTCCGCGTTGCGTGCTCTCGGCGTGAGCTATGAGCAAGTGGAGCAGGCGCTAAGGCAGTTCGGCACCAACACCGGCGGCGGCTTCACCGATCAGAATGCTCGCGAATATCTGATCCGCAATATCGGACGCACGACGAGCCTGGAAGACCTGCGCAACATCGTCGTTACCACCATCGAGGGACGGCCCATCCTGCTGCGGCAGGTAGCGAACGTCGACTTTGCGCCCAAGGTCAAGCGCGGCGACGCAGGCTATATGAGCAAGCCCGCCGTGATCGTCTCGGTCGAAAAGCAGCCCAATGTCGATACGGTGCAACTGACACAACAGATAACGCAGACGCTCGCGGAACTGGAGCCCAGCCTGCCGTCCGGCGTAAAAGCCAACGAGATCATATTCAGGCAGGCAAGTTTCATCGAAAACTCGATCCAGAACGTGGAGCGGGTGCTGTTCGAAGCAGCCCTTGTCGTCGCCGTCATCCTGTTCGCGTTTCTTCTCAACTGGCGCACGACGGCCATTTCGCTCACGGCGATCCCGGTCTCGATCCTGACCACGGCCATCATCTTCAAGCTGCTTGGCCTGTCGATCAACACGATGACCCTGGGCGGCCTTGCGATCGCCATCGGCGAACTGGTCGACGACGCCGTCGTCGATGTCGAGAACATCTTCCGCCGGCTGCGCGAAAACAGGGAGCAAGGCAGTCCAAGGTCCGTGTTCGACGTGGTGGTTTCGGCATCCAACGAGGTGCGGTCGGGCATCGTCTACGCCACGATGATCATCGTCCTCGTGTTCGTCCCTCTGTTTGCCCTCTCGGGCATCGAAGGGCGGCTATTCGCGCCGCTCGGTCACGCCTACATCATCTCGATCCTCGCGAGCCTGCTCGTTTCGATCACCCTCACCCCCGTGATGGCCTATCACCTGCTGCCCGGGATGAAACGCCTCGCGCAACGGGAGAGTTGGCTCGTCCGCAAGCTCAAGGCTGCGAACCGTGCGGCGGTCGGGTTTGCTTTCGCCCACAAGGGATTGCTGCTCGGCGTCACGGCGTTGGCGGTGCTGGGTGCCGGTACCGGCGCGCTCGGCCTGAAGCGCGCGTTCCTTCCGGCGTTCAACGAAGGTACGTTCACGATCAATATTGCATTCAACCCCGGCGTTTCACTTTCCGAATCGACCCGGGTCGGGTCGATCGCCGAACGTCTTCTGCTTGATGTGCCGGAAGTGATCAGCGTCGGGCGGCGGACGGGACGCGCGGAACTGGACGAGCACGCGGAAGGCGTCCACTCGTCCGACCTCGAAGTCGATCTCAAGCCCTCGCAGCGGCCGAAGCCCGAGATCGTCGCGGACATACGTTCCCGGCTTTCGGTGCTGCCGCTTTCGGTCAATCTCGGACAGCCGATATCGCACCGGCTCGATCATCTGCTCTCGGGCGTCCGCGCCGAACTCGCCCTCAAACTGTTCGGCGACGACCTCGACACGCTGCGAAACAGCGCGGAAGAACTCCGTCTACGGCTCTCGAAGATTGAAGGCATCCGGGATCTGCAGGTCGAAAAGCAGGTTCGGATTCCGCAACTCGAAATCCGCGTCGACTACACACGGGCCGCTTTGTACGGCGTGCAGCCGGGCGCCATCACCGATCAGTTGTCGCGCCTGTCGAGCGGACGCGTCATCTCGCGCGTGGTCGATGGCCACAAGCGCTACGACGTGGTCATGAGGCTGCCCGACCGCCTTCGTACCACCGAGAAGCTCGGCGACCTCTTGATCAAGACCCCGTCGGGGTGGATACCGGCGCGGCAGATCGCGGATGTGAAGGAGACCGATGGGCCAAATCAGATCCTGAGAGAGAACGGCCGACGGCGCATCGTCATACTCGCGAACTCGGACGGCAGGACCGACATGGCGGAGATCGTGCGGCGCATTCGCACAGAACTGGATGCGGCGAGCCTGCCGCAGGGTGTCACCGCGAGCCTTGAAGGCACATTCCAGGCGCAAGAGGAAGCCAGCCTCAGGATAGGTATCCTTTCAGTCGTTTCTCTGGCGCTGATCTTTGCGATTCTCTACAGCCGCTACCGCTCTGCCGTACTGGCCGCGATCATCATGGGTGGGGTGCCGCTGGCGCTGATCGGTTCGGTCGCGGCGCTGGCGCTCGTCGACCAGCCGCTTTCTGTCGCCAGTATGGTTGGGTTCATAACCCTCACCGGGATCGCGACACGCAACGGCATTCTCAAGATAAGCCACTACATCAATCTCGCCTTGCACGAGCAGATGGAGTTCGGGCCGGAGCTTGTCATCCGCGGAAGCCTCGAGCGCATGACACCCGTCCTGATGACCGCGTTGTCCGCGGGGCTTGCGCTGCTGCCGCTGCTGATCGCGGCGGACGAACCGGGCAAGGAGATATTGCACCCGGTCGCGGTGACGATCTTCGGCGGGCTCGTCAGCGCGACATTGCTCGATGCCCTGATCACGCCTGTGCTGTTCCTCACGTTCGGCAGGAAGCCGCTGATGCGACTTATGCAACGACAATCCGAGGAGCACCTCAGGGGTCATGCCGCCTCACATTCCTACTAA